From the Tenacibaculum dicentrarchi genome, the window GTGTTCCAGGTCCTAAAGAGTAGGTTATCCAGGCTCTAACATCATTAGAACCACCTGTAAAATAACTGCGTGAAAAAGGAATACTAGCATTATTATAGGTTATAATTGCTCCTAAAAATGTACGATGTGCTAAAACGGTATTATTTCCTAAATTCCAATATTTTTTATATTCAACATCTGCTTTAAAATATTGAGCGATAGGAATTTTTAAAACTGTTTTTTGATTTCGATTATTTGTTTTTTTAGATATAACTCCCATTAAGTTTCCAGCATTAGCAACTCGAAATTTAAGGAAAGAAAAATTAGTATCTTTGCTATTTAGTTGATTATTATACGTGTAGGTAAAAGCAATTTCAGGGATTAAAAAATCGGAAGTAATAATATTGTATCTGTTAAAAATATTAAGGTTATTCTGATATTTTAAAGGTTGGGTGTTTTTAAACGAACCATCGGTAGCAATATTTTGCATAAATTGTAAAATATCGGTTGAGTTACCAGGCTGATTTGTAGGTAATTTATATTTAGAAGAGGCAGTTGCTACTTGTTTCAGCTTAAAATATTCTGAATTATAAATGCTAAAGTAATTATTAACATTTAAGTTTCTAATATATTGTACATTGAGTAATTCTAGTTGTAATGATTTTTGCTTGTTGTAAACCCATTTATAATCTAAGCCAATGGTAATATTCTGATTATCTAATCCAATATTTTTTTGATTACCCAATCCAATTAAAAATTTTGTTTTAGGAAACATTTTCTTCGGAATAAGTCTTTTTAGTCCAAAAGGTGCTACAAAACGAGGAATTCCTAAAGTAAGGTCAGCGCCAATTTCCCACCCAAGCCCGTTGTTAGAATTAAAGTAAGAGCCAAAAGTAGAGAATTTAAATATTTCAGCACCTTTAAAAGCATTTCGGTTAATTAACGAATATTTTAAAGAAATATCAAAATTTCTAATATTAGAACGAGACAATTCAGCATCAAAACCTAAAGTGTATTTTTCAATAGGTGTTAAAAAAATATTTGCATTTAATTCGGTATCATTTAATTCATCATATCGAATAGAGGTTGTTTTAAAGTTTTTTAATCCTCTTAAATGTTTTCTAGTTAATTTTTTAGAAAAATCACTATAAACCGTATTTGGTTTTATAAATAATGATTGTGCAAGTATTTTAGGATTGTATTTTAATTTTTTATGTGCATAAAAAGTAATTCCTTTGTATAAAACAGTGTCTTTGTAAACGTTGTTTCGTTTATTATAGGTATAATCGGTATATACATTGATTTTCTTTATGTTTTGAACTTTAAAAGGAATAACTCTATCAGAAATATTAATGTTTACTTTTGTTTTCTGATAATTTTGAAGTGTATCATTTTCAAACGAAATATAATTTTCATTAAAATGATAAATTCCTTTATTTCTAAAAAAAGTAACTAGCCTATTTGCTTCTTTAACAAAATGTTCATCTTTATATTGATTTCCTGCTTGAAGAAAACTGTTTTCTTTTGATTTTTTGTACAAAGAATCAAGGGCTGGAGAAGCTATTTTAGTTTTAATTAAACTTAAAAACGAAGGTTTTCCTTTTGTTATTTGATAAGAAATACTACCTTTTTTAGTATCAATAGTATCTTTTTTAAAGGAAACTTTAGCCCTAAAATATCCTTCTGTTTGAAAGTAGGCATTTAAATTATCCGCAGTTTTTTTTGTTTTTTTATCATCAATAATAATAGGAGCTTCACCACTGTTTAAAAACCAGCGATTGATTCCTATAAAAGATTTAGCTACAGATATACTTTGTTTTTCAGAAAATCCTTTCTTAAAAAACGAATATATTTTTGGGTTTTTAAAACCCCATTTCGCGGGTGATTTTGCTCCCTTCGGATTTCCTAAATTATAAAAATACAGTGATAATGGAACTCCTAAGGCTTTTGCATTAGGACGTTGCATTAGTAATTCTGTAATATTTTGATTTGTATTTTTTACACTGTCAATATAAACTGTATTTTTTGTTAGTAATAATTCGTTTTTTTTAACAAATTTTATGGTACTACAAGCACTGAATAAGATGACTAATAAAAAGAAGAAAGAAAGTTTTTTCATTAACTTTACGGCTGGTATTTGAGTATCAAAAATACTGTTTTTTAGTGATTATAATATGTTAAAAAAATAATAATGAGTTTATCTAAAAACAATTTAAAGTTAATAACGAGTTTACAGCAAAAAAAGTATCGACAAAAACATCAATTATTTGTTGCTGAAGGGGTAAAGGTTGTTACCGAATTATTAAAGTCATCAGTAGAGGTAGCGCATATATTTACGGTAGACGCTTCTTTCGAAATGGCTAATAATGTTCAAAGTACGCTTATTTCAGAAGTTGAATTAAAGAAAATAAGTACGTTAAAAAAACCAAATAAAGTTTTAGGGTTGTTTAAAATTCCTGAAGAAAAGGAGCAAGATAGCGCTAATTTTACACTTGCTTTAGATGAGGTAAATGACCCAGGTAATTTAGGAACTATTATTCGGTTGTGTGATTGGTTTGGTATTACCGAGTTGGTTTGCTCTAAAAATACGGTAGATTGTTATAATCAAAAAGTAGTGCAATCAACCATGGGATCTTTAACGAGGGTAAATATTTCGTACGTTGATTTACCAAGTTTTTTAACAGAAACACCATTAGCCATTTATACTGCCGATATGGATGGCGAAAATATTTATAAAGCAAACCTTCCTGAAAAAGCAGTTTTAGTAATGGGAAATGAGGCAAATGGAATTTCAAATAAAATAGCAGCTATTGTAAAACATAAATTAACGATTCCTAGATTTGGTGATATTCAAAAAACAGAAAGTTTAAATGTAGCTACAGCAACTGCTATTTTATTAAGTGAATTTAAAAGAAGTTTAGTTTAACTTCTTAATTTGAGCATCTATTTTATCAATAATAAATTTTAAATCTTTTTTATTATTGATAAAATCTAAATTATCGACATCAATAATTAGTAGTTTTCCTTTAGTGTACTCACTAATCCAAGCTTCGTAACGTTCGTTTAATCTGGTTAAATACTCAACGCTAATAGCGTTTTCATAGTCTCTACCACGTTTGTGAATTTGCCCAAGAAGGGTAGCTGTATCTGCACGTAAATAAATTAATAAGTCGGGAGGGGTAACTAAGTTTTCCATTAATTCGAATAATGAAGAGTAGTTACTAAAATCACGATTAGTCATTAATCCCATAGCGTGTAGGTTGGGTGCAAAAATATGAGCGTCTTCATAAATAGTTCTATCTTGAATTATTTTTTTTCCAGACTCTCTTAATTCTAAAACCTGACGAAAACGGCTGTTTAAAAAGTATACTTGCAAATTAAAAGACCAACGTTCCATTTCACCATAAAAATCATCCAAATAAGGATTTTCGTCTACTGATTCATAATGAGGCTCCCAATCGTAATGTTTGGCTAATAGATTCGTTAACGTGGTTTTTCCTGCGCCTATATTTCCGGCAATTGCTATATGCATATATTTTGAATTTCAATACGGTAAAATTACATAAAAAAAGTATTGCCAGCCAAAAATTAATGAATCAATTTATGCTGCTAGCTAGTTGTACTTATAGTGTTCTTAGCGTGTTGTTTGAAGTTGTTATTTAAAGTTTGTGTAAAAAAAAACGAGCTGTTAAGCTCGCTTTTTTTTGATGTAATTTTTTTTTATTTCATCATAATTTTACGGGTACTTAGTTTACCGTCATTTTGAATTTGTATAAAGTAAATTCCGCGGCTTACTTTTTTAAATTTAATTTCTTTATTAAAATTACTAGATATTGTTGAAAATGTTTGTGTTTCTAATAATTGCCCTCTTGCATCAATTAATTTAATAATGGTTAGGTTTTTTTCTTTCACCTTAAAGTTTACGGTTAATGTTCCGTATGAAGGTACAGGGTATATTTTTAAATCGGTAAATAAATTTGCAGATGTCGCAAAACTTTCATCAATATTAATAGTATAATCTTCTACTTCACCATCAAAATTAAACTCACAAGAATTTTCTTTGTCGGTAGTTTCTTTTCTGGTTAAAATACGTAAGATTGTTGCGCCTAGTTTTGCATCCTCAGGAATGGTTATCGTAGTGTTATTTGTTGTTAAATTAAATGATTCATTTTCTTCAAATATCAAATTTTGATTCCAATCAATCCATCCGAAGGTTTTTAGTGCGTTATTTCCATCGCTATCAACTTCAATATTTAAATCATATTGCTCACCTCTAACAACAGGTGTTGTAACCGAAGTAAAATTAGAATAACCAGTTGTTTTTGTTGAACTATTATTAATCCCTGCAAAACTAACGTTGGTTAGGCTTATTTTTGAAGTGCTATTTCCTTTTGATTTGCAATAACGGTCATTAACAACAAGTGTTAAGTTAATTGATTTTTTTAGTAAACCAGCAGTTGCTATTACTTTAACGGTATAATTTCCAATAGGGGCATTGTTTAAATTATTAATATGTACTGTAAAGGCTCCTGTTTTGTTAATTGTTGTAGGATTAAAAGTTACAACAGCATTTTCAGGGGCGTTTTCTGCTAAGAAAGTAACGTTTTCATTAAAGTCATTTAATGATTTAAAATCAATTTTATAAGCTACTTTATTCACTGCTTTATTACAAATAGATATTGCTGGTTTTTGGCTTTTTAATGTAAAATCGGGTGTGATTTTAATGGTATAATCTTCTACTTCACCATTAAAACCTAATTGACATTCGTTTGAGTTTTGAGAACCTTCTTTTTGAGTTACAATTCTTAAAATGGTTGTTCCTAATAAAGCATCCGAAGGAACAGCAATTTTTAATCCACTATTTTTAGTTGCTGTATTTGCGTTGCTTGTTGTTCCTAAATCATATTTTTCATTAGCATCAAACAAACAATTTTGATTCCAGTCAACCCAAGCAAATGTTTGTACCGTTTGATTTCCTGCCGAATTTGCATTAACCACTAACGGATACGCTTCACCTTTTATAACCTGAGTATCGATTGCTGTGTAGTTGGTATATCCTGTTGTTTTTGTAGAGGTATTATCAATACTTCCAAAACGAACAAGCGTTGTGCTAATTTGAGAGCTCATACTCCCTGCTGATTTACAAAGCGTATTGTTTACATTAAAAGGAATATTTACTGATTTTTTAATAGAAGATGCTGTAGCGGTAACCACCATTTGGTAATCGCCAATAGCTGCATTTTTTAAGTTAGAAACAGTTAATTTTACGGTGTCATTTTCTTTAAAAGGATTCGGCGAAAAGGTAGCCGTAGCATTTGCAGGAAGCCCTGTAACTGAAAAAACAATGTTTTCGTTGAATTTTACCAATGCTTTATAAGCCATGGTAAAAACTTGCTGATTAGTCGCTTTATTACAAATAGAAAAATTACCTGAAGTATTTGTTAGTGTAAAGTCTGGCTGAGGTTTTTCTGTTACAATTAAGGTATAATCTTCTGTTTCACCCCATTCTTCTTTGTGGTTTGAATCGCAAGCGCCATCACCATAGCCATTAGTAGGGTCATCATATTCTGAAACTACTCTAATTCGAGTGCTTCCTAAAGCGGCATTTTTAGGAATATTAATGGTATATGTTGAATTTACTTTATCTCCTGATTTGGTACCTAAATCATATCTTTCATCAGTAGTATTAAAGATAAAATCTTGATTCCAGTCGATAAATACATAACAATGATCTTGGTATCCATCGGTATTTAAAGTAACGCTTATTTGATGAGATTCTGTTCTTTTTACAGTGGTGCTTTTTGAAGTAAAATCTTCATAACCATCTACCTTATCGTTCCCTGAATTATTATTGATGCTATTAAAAGTTACATTGCTAATGTGGTTGGCACCTCCAGCTTCATCGGTAAATGTTGAAGCACAATAAGAAGGTACTTGGGTTGTAAATTTATAAACCTTAGAAAAAGTTCCTTCAGCACAGGAGTTTTTAGGCTTTATACGCCAGTAATAGGTAGTGCTACCAACTAATGAAGTGGTTGAGGTATATGCGTTGGTGTTCGCTTGTTGGTCAATTACAATAGTTGAAAAATTAGCATCAGTAGCAACCTCTATTTGATATGCAGTAGCATTATCGTCTTGTGTCCACTTAAATTCGGGAGCTATACTAGTATCTGTATCGGCATCTATTGGAAAGATAGGATTAACAGTTGTTAAAACATCTTGAATTACTTGTAATTCTCCTTGAGTTGTTTGGGTAACACTTGCTGATTTCCCTTGAATATTAAAGATGTAATCTTGAGCTATACTGTTGCTGAAATTTTTAAGCATTAGGGTAGCATCGCCATTGGAGTTTATAGTTGCTGGAGTAAAACTAGCGGTAACACCAGTAGGTAAATTAGTAGCACTTAAAGTTACTGTTTCTTTAAGACCATTTAAAAAACTAAAATTAACAGTATAATTTACGGCATTAGTTCCTGATTTACAGGTTGTTTGTTTGGCTGTTTTATTGGTTATTAAAAAAGTAGGATCTGTTGAATTAATAGTGAAATTAGTAGGGTTCACATTATAAAAGACGTTATCGGCAGCCTCTACAAGTATTCTAGCCTGTGTTGTGATATTATTTGGTATGGTAATTTCTTCAGATCCATCATTAGGAGTATTCTCTTTTAAAATAATTGGAAAGGTAATACCTCCATCAACAGAAAGTTTAATAGTTACTTTTGCACAGTTTATTGGTGCGCTGTCTGTTGTTCCTTTATTCCATGAAATTGTTTGCTGATCTCCTGTAATCCAAGTAACATTTGTGTTGGGTACTGTTACAGTAAAAGGCGCTGCATCGGTTACTGTAATTTTCATGTCATCTCTTGCCGAATTCCCACCACCTGCATTGTTGTCTCTAACGGTTAATGAAAAATTTAATTCTCTAGCTACCGTAGGAAGAACAATCCATTGGTTAGAAGTTCCGTTTATAACATCTTCAAAAATAGGGAAATATCTTTTAGGTGATTTTGTAGGATTTAAAGACCTAAAAGTAGGGCCTGCTGTACTTGTTGAAACAGGAGGCATTGTTGCTTTTTGAGTATCAATTTGCTCCCAGTTATAGGTAAGACTGTTAAGTCCTTGCGCATCGGTAGCTATTCCTTCTAAAACAAAAGGAGTTCCTTTAGGAATACTTACATTTTTACCTGCATTAGCTGTAGGAGCATCGTTATTAGTGCTTGATTGTGTTGCACAACTTCCACTATTTTGCATATGCGCCCACATTTGAGCCATACTTACTGCATGAAAATACGGATCACTATTTCCTTGAACATTAGGTGAACAAATACCTGCATACCCCATAATTGTCGAACCACTTCCTGGTTCGACAGAGGTTGATGATTTGTTACAGTCGTTATTTTGTGTGTGTGTACCTCCAAATTGATGCCCTATTTCATGGCACACATAGTCAATATCATAAGGATCATTGATGGGTTGTGAACTACCTGTTATACCACTAGCTTTATAGCCGGTAACACATACCGAACGAACTTGTGCTAAACCACCACCACCGGTGCTAAATGTGTGACCTATATCATAATTTGCATCTCCAATAATTGCATCACACTTTGCTTGACTTTCATCAATTAAAGCATCTGCATTATCATCGGTTAAACCATCATCACCGTTACTTTCTAAAAATATTAACTCATCGTTATTATTTACAAGTACCATTCTAACGGCTAAATCTCTTTCATAAACTTCGTTTACACGAGTCATTGTCGTATTAATTGCCGATAAAACAACTGCTTTTTTTACAGCATCGGTAGCTGAACTGGCAATATTTTGTCTGTTTAAATGAAATGATGAATACTCATTAGTACAGGCAATAGCAATTCTAAAAGTTCTTAAAATACCATCATTGGCATTTCTTTTTTGAATTGATGAAGTCATTGTTTTTTTAGCCGTGCTTTCAACTTGACATCTAAAATCATTCTCTTTAGCTTTTAAAGCTGATTTTTTATAGATGATATATTGTTTTTTATCAACCGTATAAGGGTCGATATATACAATGCTTTTATTAGCTGAATAAATAAGTGCATGTACACCATTGGCACCTAAACTAATTTTAGCAATAGCCGTAGGATCATCAATTCCTTGCCCAGAATAAGACTTAATCATCGGGAATTTAGCCGCTAATTCAGGAGCTAAATAAGAAGTTTCTTTAATAGAAAATCGTTGTAATTTACCTTCAGAATCAGGTAATGTTATAATATGTTGACTTCTTTTTGATTTAAAACCTGTTAAATGATTTTGAAGACCATTTAAATTTAGTGTTGCTAAACGGTATTTTTCAGGCGTATTTTTTCTGCTTAAAGGTTTAACTTGTTGACTAGAAGTCTCTTTTTTTACAGCTGTATTCCAAAAATTTTGAGAGAAGGAATTTGTTGCTAAAAAAATAAAAAAGAAAAAGAGTATTGAAGGATTTTTTTTTATCATAATTATGAATTGTTAATAGGCATTGTTATAACAGCTTGGTGTTAATTTTAGTACCTTTGGGGGATTGTTTTAGGATACAAATTTATGAATAAAAATATAACAGTTAGTGATTTAGGTCAAAAAGATTATAAATACACTTGGGATTATCAAGCTAAATTATTAGAAAAAATCGTTTCTTTAAAACGAGAAAACAGAAATAAATCCTTGAAAATTAGCACGCCCAATCATTTTCTATTTGTTGAACATCCACATGTTTACACCCTTGGTAAATCAGGAGATTTAAGTAATTTATTATTAAATGAAGCACAATTAAAAGAAAAAGGAGCTACTTTTTATAAAATAAATAGAGGAGGAGATATTACCTATCATGGTCCAGGGCAAATAGTAGGCTATCCGATACTTGATTTAGAAAATTTTTTCACAGACATCCATAAATACTTACGTTTCTTAGAAGAAGCAATTATATTAACAATTGCCGAATACGGCTTAGAAGCAGGTCGTAGCGATGGCGAAACAGGTGTTTGGCTAGGAGTAGGAACACCGTTTCCTCGAAAAATTTGCGCTATGGGAATTCGTGCAAGTAGATGGGTAACTATGCATGGTTTTGCTTTAAATGTAAATGTAAATTTAGGTTATTTTGATAATATTATTCCTTGCGGAATTAGAGGCAAAGCAGTTACTTCTATGCAGGCTGAATTAGGTTATGAAATTTCAGAAGCTGAGGTAAAACAAAAAATATTAAAACATTTTAAAACACTTTTTGAAGTAGAATCTTATATCAAAGTATAAAACTAAACACAAAAAAAGGGCTGACATAATAAAATGTCAGCCCTTTTTTATGTATCTAAAATTATTTTTTAGCCTTAATATTAAAAGAAATCTCTAACAAATCGTTAATAAATTTATCTTTTAAAGCAGCATCAATTTTTTTAGATTTGTAAGTAACTCCAAAATCAGTTCTATCAATACTAAAAATATCACTTTTAATACTAGCTACACCTTCACTTTGAGTAACCGTTGCAGGAATTGTAATACTCTTTGTAGTTCCTCTAAGTGTTAAATTACCTGTTATTTGTAATTTTCCATCTTTAACTTCAGAATTTGCTATTTCAAACTTAGCTGTAGGAAACTTTTTAACATCAAAAAAGTCAGAACCTTTCAAATGATTTTCTAATTTTTCTTTACCATCAGCAACTTCTAAATCGGCACATAAAATTGAATTCATATCAATAACAAACTCACCAGATTTAAGTACGTTGTTTTCAATTTCAAACAATCCTTTAGTAATACTAACAGTACCATTATGAGAACCTGTTGGTTTGTTTCCTTTCCAGGTAACTGTAGATTCTGCAATATTTGCTTTATAAGAGCTAATTACATTTTCTACTTTTTTAATATCTTTAACTTCTTGGTTAGCTGTTACTTTATTTTTTTCTGATTTACAAGAAACGGCAGTAATTGCTATAAGTGCAATAGCTAAAATTGATTTTTTCATGATTATTTGTATTTAATAATTGATTTTTATTTTAGAACAAATATACTTTAAAAATAGTTTCCTTGGAAATTATTTTTTCGTTAAGATTTTGTTAATAACATAAGAACTAGCTTGTAAGCCAAAAGCGGCGGGCATATAGCTAATAGTTCCATAAAAAGATTTTTTAAAATTAGCTCCATTTGTTAGTTGTAAGCTTTCGGCAATTTGAACTTCTTCAGAGTAAACAGCAGTAATACCTTTGTTTACTTTTCGTTCTTTTAATCGCTTTTTTAAAGCACGTGCCATTTTACAGTTTTTTGTTTTACTGATGTCTTTTACAACTACTTTACTAGCATCTAATTTTCCACCAGCACCCATTGAGCTAACTAATTTTACTTTTTTTCTTTTAGCGGCAACAATTAAATTGATTTTAGGAGTAATACTATCAATACAATCCATTACATAATCATATTCAGTACTAACTATTTCAAAAGCTCTTTCTGGTGATAAAAATTCTTCTATTGCTGTTAGTTCTATTTCAGGGTTTATATCTTTAATTCTGTCGGCAATTACGCTTACTTTTGTTTTTCCAACAGTACTATCTAATGCGGGTAACTGTCTATTTTTATTAGTTTCATCAAAAGCATCACCATCAACAATTGTCATTTTTCCAACACCAGCTCTTGCTATAAATTCTGCTGCAAATGAGCCAACTCCACCTAAGCCAACAATTAATATGTTTGCTTTTTTTAGCTTTTTCATTCCTTCTTTCTGAACTAATAACTCTGTTCTTTCTAACCAACTCATTTTGTAAATATTGTATTAAAATTTTGATGTATATTTTTTTGTAGCTTTTTCATGCTAATTTTTTTGATGTTACTTGCTTTTTCATAAACAGTGGAAATATCAATTTTTGCATCATCTGTTTCTAAGAAAATTTTATCCAACGGAATATTTAAAAATACCTCTTGTAATTTAGTTGATGTTAACAATGCTTTTCCGAAGGATAAAAAACAATCATTTTTGATAAAATCAGTAGCAATTTGATTATTTTTATTAAAACCGTGAATAATCCATTTTTGCGTAGGTTTTAATTCTTTTTTCAAACGGAGTATATCTTGAAAAGCTTTTACACAATGTATAATTAATGGTTTTTTTAATTCTTCTGATAACTTAATATGTTCTTTAAAAACAGGAATTTGAAGTCTGTAATTTACTTCAGATAATTTATCTAAACCACATTCGCCAATGGCATAACAATTTTTATGAAGTAGCTTTTTTTTGATAAATAGAACTTCATCTTCAATTCTTTCTTCAAGGATAAACCACGGATGAATCCCGATAGAAAAAGGCGTATTAAAATCTGTTGAATTAGGATAACAATTTAAAATACTAAAATTTTCATCAGAATTAGTATGTGTATGAATATTTATAAATTTCACAAAAAAGACAACTAATTTTCTTGTTCAAAAATAATACTTCTTTCCATATTTTTTTTATAAACATTCTTAGGGATAAGCTCTTTGTTATTTGTGTCTACCATACATTTAATTTGATGGTCAATCATTTTTTCAAAAGGAATAAGAAAATCCTTTGTATTACATTGTTCTAAATTACTTTGATTAAGTAAATTTAAGACTGTATAAACTGATTCAATAGTGCTAAGACAAAGAGGTGCTGGTTGTTGTTTAATCGTAAATTTCGATTTTATTTTATTATCAAAGCTTACTCTTTTTAGTTTTTGTAAGTTTTTACTTAATTTTAGCATTTTACGAGCGCAAGGCCATGTTCCATCAAGAATAAAAATATGTGGATTATCACCCATAAATGAAATTATGTCTGAACTTTCTCTTATTGATAAATTAAAAGTATCTTCTCCAGGGTAAAGTAAAAAAGAAGAATTTTTTTCTTCAGTCAGTATTTCATTTACACGTTTATTATTTGTGAAATCTACACCAACTATAATTTCAGAATTTTCAAGTTGAAGATTTGTCATACGTCCCGTTCCGTTTCTTTCTTTTTTGTACTCTTTTGGGTGCATAAGAATAATAAAACGAGTTTTGGTTTGGGAACGATTAATGTATTTACAAATACATGAAGATGAAGGCATCATGCATTTGTAACATTTGCTTCTTGGTTTTTTCATTTATACTTTAAAAGTGAATATCTTTTTGTTGAATTGCTACTAACTATAAAACAGTAGTTTTAAACTTTATTTTTACTATCAATAATAATAGTAACAGGTCCATCATTTAAAAGTTCTACTTTCATATCTGCACCAAATTTACCAGTTTGTACTTTTTTACCTAAGTCGTTTTCTACCTGATTTATAAATTGATTATATAAAGGAATGGCGATTTCAGGTTTTGAAGCGTTCATGTAGCTTGGTCTGTTTCCTTTTTTTGTTGATGCTTGTAATGTAAATTGACTAACGATAATTGCATCTCCTTTAATATCAATTAAAGATTGATTCATCACCTGATTTTCATCATTAAAAATTCGAAGATTCGTTAATTTTTTAGATAACCAGTTAATATCTTCTGTATTATCATCATCAGTAATGCCTACTAAAATTAGCAAACCATTTTGAATATCAGCAACTTTTTCTCCTTCAATAGTTACACTAGCTTTATTTACTCTTTGAACAACTGCTTTCATTTACTCTTTATCTTTTTCCCAAATATCAGTACGATAATGTTCTTCTTCACCTTCTAAAATTTGCAAATAACTTTTATAACGTTCCCAAGAAATAGTATCTTCTTCTAAAGCATCTTTTACAGCGCATTTAGGTTCGTTAACATGAATACAGTTATTGAATTTACAATGTTGTTTTAGTTCAAAAAATTCAGGAAAATAATCGCCTAATTCATATTTATCAATATCAACAACTCCAAAACCTTTAATACCTGGAGTATCAATAATTCGGGCATCTTTTGAGTTTTCGATGCTTAAATCGAACATTTCTGCAAAAGTTGTGGTGTGTTTTCCTTGATTATGTTGGTCTGAAATTTCCTTTGTTTTTAAGTTCAGATTTGTATCAATAGCATTTACCAAAGTAGTTTTTCCAACACCTGAATGTCCTACAAACATTGAGGTTTTTCCAAGCATCATTTCTTTAATTTTATCAACATTGGTGTTTTCCTTTGCAGATACTTCAATACATCGGTAACCGATAGTTTCATAAATATCTTTTAGGTATAAAATTTCACCAC encodes:
- a CDS encoding DTW domain-containing protein → MKKPRSKCYKCMMPSSSCICKYINRSQTKTRFIILMHPKEYKKERNGTGRMTNLQLENSEIIVGVDFTNNKRVNEILTEEKNSSFLLYPGEDTFNLSIRESSDIISFMGDNPHIFILDGTWPCARKMLKLSKNLQKLKRVSFDNKIKSKFTIKQQPAPLCLSTIESVYTVLNLLNQSNLEQCNTKDFLIPFEKMIDHQIKCMVDTNNKELIPKNVYKKNMERSIIFEQEN
- the dtd gene encoding D-aminoacyl-tRNA deacylase encodes the protein MKAVVQRVNKASVTIEGEKVADIQNGLLILVGITDDDNTEDINWLSKKLTNLRIFNDENQVMNQSLIDIKGDAIIVSQFTLQASTKKGNRPSYMNASKPEIAIPLYNQFINQVENDLGKKVQTGKFGADMKVELLNDGPVTIIIDSKNKV
- the rsgA gene encoding ribosome small subunit-dependent GTPase A; protein product: MTGIVYKSTGSWYWVKCEDVLYKCRIKGKFRLKGIKSTNPIAVGDKVNFELETKNNEETGLITEIHERDNFIVRKSVNLSKQTHIIASNIDQVFLLVTINNPPTFTTFIDRFLVSTRAYRIDTILVFNKIDSYEIEERGEILYLKDIYETIGYRCIEVSAKENTNVDKIKEMMLGKTSMFVGHSGVGKTTLVNAIDTNLNLKTKEISDQHNQGKHTTTFAEMFDLSIENSKDARIIDTPGIKGFGVVDIDKYELGDYFPEFFELKQHCKFNNCIHVNEPKCAVKDALEEDTISWERYKSYLQILEGEEEHYRTDIWEKDKE